The Collibacillus ludicampi region CACTTTTCAAAATAACTCTTACTTACGGCAAAGGGGGGATTCGATGATCGATTTTCTCGGCAGATTATTACGAAGCCGAACCCGACCGATACCGGGACGTTTACGCCTGCAAGTGAACGGCTTGAGACGGAACGGAGAACGGAAGCATATGATCGAGAAACGCTTACTCCACTTGGAGGGAGTGACTTACGTCGAGGCTAACCCGGTCACCGGCCGTGTGCTGATTCTTTTTGACGAGACTATTTTGCAACCTCATCGGATCTATGAGGTTCTTGATGAACTGGCTCGTGAGCAAATGAATCACTCGCACCTCTTGGCCGAATTAGCGGCCGCGCAGAAAGAAGCGGCTGCTGCGGAAGCCTTACAATCATCGGGTTCTCAACCATGGCACACCCAAACCGTCGATTCAACGTTCGTATCGTTACGCACCGCCGTCTCCGGTCTCATGGAGAGAGAAGTTCATCAACGATTAGCCCGCCATGGGCCGAACCAGCTTTTTGAGGCTCCGCGTCCGGGCTGGGTGCGTTTGTTCTTACGGCAATTTGCCAATTTCATGACGATCACCTTACTTATATCGGCGTTGGTAGCCTTGCTGCTTGGCCGTGTCCTCGATGCAGGAAGTATTTTGGGCGTTCTTGCGATCAATGCCGCACTTGGAACATTTCAGGAAAGAAAAGCGGAGAATGAGGCACGGGCATTACGCGAATTGACAGCTCCTACTGCACGGGTGATGCGTGACGGAAAGGAAACGATCCTGCCCGCCCATGTTTTGGTTCCCGGCGATATCATCATTCTCGACCCCGGGGATCAAGTGCCCGCCGACGCGAGATTGATTGATTGCTGGAATCTGGAAGTCGATGAATCATCGTTAACCGGTGAGTCTGTTCCTGTCGCGAAAAAACCGGGTATTTGCGACTCCGAAACGCCACTGGCAGACAGAACCAATATGCTTTATATGGGCAGCCATGTCACGCGCGGAAGGGCGCGGGCAGTGGTTGTAGCAACAGGGATCGATACGGAAATCGGTCGGCTTTTCTCCATGGTTCAACAGCATAGGGAAGAGACGACGCCATTGCAACGAAAATTAAACATTCTCGGACAATACCTCGTCTTGAGTTCGATCCTCGTAAGCGTGTTTGTCATCCTGGTCGGTTTGGCCCGTGGCATGCCGATCGTTGACATGTTGATGACGGGTGTGAGCCTCGCGACCTCCGCGATACCCGAAGGATTACCGATCATGATCACGATCGGGCTAGCTGTCGGAATGCGTAGGATGATCGGAAAACATGCGCTGGTGAGAAAACTATCCGCACTTGAGACTCTCGGTCGGGCGACTGTCATTTGTTCAGATAAAACCGGCACGCTCACAAAAAATGAAATGACCGTACGTGCGATCGCGAGCGCGGCAAGAAGCTGGGAAGTGACAGGAAACGGATACACCCCAATCGGAACGTTTTCGGAAAACGGAAGTCCGATCGATGTTCAGCAAACTTCGGACTTGAAATGGATCTTAACGGCGTCCACTTTGTGCAGCGACGCGAAATTGCTACATAACGGAAAACATGAATATTCGGAAGGAATCATTCAGGGACATGTGATACCGGATCACAGTTGGACGATCAGCGGAGATCCGACGGAAGGGGCGCTCTTGGTAGCGGCGGCAAAAGGAGGCATCTGGCCGGAAGAAAGCCGCAAACCGTGGAAACGGATGAAAGAGGTTCCGTTTGAATCAGAACGACGCCGAATGTCGGTCATCTGTGGTGATCAGGAGAACAATCGCC contains the following coding sequences:
- a CDS encoding cation-translocating P-type ATPase is translated as MIDFLGRLLRSRTRPIPGRLRLQVNGLRRNGERKHMIEKRLLHLEGVTYVEANPVTGRVLILFDETILQPHRIYEVLDELAREQMNHSHLLAELAAAQKEAAAAEALQSSGSQPWHTQTVDSTFVSLRTAVSGLMEREVHQRLARHGPNQLFEAPRPGWVRLFLRQFANFMTITLLISALVALLLGRVLDAGSILGVLAINAALGTFQERKAENEARALRELTAPTARVMRDGKETILPAHVLVPGDIIILDPGDQVPADARLIDCWNLEVDESSLTGESVPVAKKPGICDSETPLADRTNMLYMGSHVTRGRARAVVVATGIDTEIGRLFSMVQQHREETTPLQRKLNILGQYLVLSSILVSVFVILVGLARGMPIVDMLMTGVSLATSAIPEGLPIMITIGLAVGMRRMIGKHALVRKLSALETLGRATVICSDKTGTLTKNEMTVRAIASAARSWEVTGNGYTPIGTFSENGSPIDVQQTSDLKWILTASTLCSDAKLLHNGKHEYSEGIIQGHVIPDHSWTISGDPTEGALLVAAAKGGIWPEESRKPWKRMKEVPFESERRRMSVICGDQENNRHLIVKGAIEEVLNMCDRVLVDGDIQPLVQSQREMIQARNEDFTSRSLRVLAVAYRPLDPEERSNDEIDENRLIFAGLIGMIDPPREQVKESILSCKNAGIKVVMITGDHPKTATAIAQELGILEGGGRVLTGVELDQLSDDQLAAMVANVDVYARVSPHHKLRIVSAFKKRGEIVVMTGDGVNDAPAVKRADVGIAMGKSGVEVTKQASSMIITDDNFVTICKGVQEGRTVLGNIRKAIGYLLSGNLGEVLYATLAVLAGMPLPLVPIQILLINLFTDALPSIALAMGNPRQEPQNLSMEITRDVTDRSLITQIISRGIIIGLTTMGVFCGTMTWTGNLMLARTLAFMSLCASELIQALDWRRLDDTSRARGDLLRDRFMTATLAVSWTGLLSIVYLPPLQTLFQTVPLSLLHWVVILGIGYSVSVLNRPISQLVDTLVRKFRSSSANRKTFPPLPILTG